One region of Tamandua tetradactyla isolate mTamTet1 chromosome 6, mTamTet1.pri, whole genome shotgun sequence genomic DNA includes:
- the KLHL11 gene encoding kelch-like protein 11 — protein MAAAAVAAAAAAAAAASLQVLEMESMETAAAGSAGLAAEVRGSGTVDFGPVPGISSMDASGGDPGPEAEDFECSSHCSELSWRQNEQRRQGLFCDITLCFGGAGGREFRAHRSVLAAATEYFTPLLSGQFSESRSGRVEMRKWSSEPGPEPDTVEAVIEYMYTGRIRVSTGSVHEVLELADRFLLIRLKEFCGEFLKKKLHLSNCVAIHSLAHMYTLSQLALKAADMIRRNFHKVIQDEEFYTLPFHLIRDWLSDLEITVDSEEVLFETVLKWVQRNAEERERYFEELFKLLRLSQMKPTYLTRHVKPERLVANNEVCVKLVADAVERHALRAENIQSGTFQHPTSHVSLLPRYGQNMDVIMVIGGVSEGGDYLSECVGYFVDEDRWVNLPHIHNHLDGHAVAVTESYVYVAGSMEPGFAKTVERYNPNLNTWEHVCSLMTRKHSFGLTEVKGKLYSIGGHGNFSPGFKDVTVYNPELDKWHNLESAPKILRDVKALAIEDRFVYIAARTPVDRDTEDGLKAVITCYDTETRQWQDVESLPLIDNYCFFQMSVVNSNFYQTASCCPKSYSLENEEAVRKIANQVSDEILESLPPEVLSIEGAAICYYRDDVFIIGGWKNSDDIDKQYRKEAYRYCAERKRWMLLPPMPQPRCRATACHVRIPYRYLHGSQRYPMPQNLMWQKDRIRQMQEIHRHALNMRRVPSSQIEC, from the exons ATGGCGGCAGCGGCGGTGGCGGCTGCGGCGGCTGCCGCCGCGGCTGCATCTCTTCAGGTGCTTGAGATGGAGAGCATGGAGACGGCTGCTGCCGGCTCGGCGGGGCTGGCAGCCGAAGTCAGAGGCAGCGGCACGGTGGACTTTGGGCCTGTGCCGGGAATATCTTCAATGGATGCGAGCGGGGGAGACCCGGGTCCAGAGGCCGAGGATTTCGAGTGCAGTTCTCACTGCTCGGAGCTGTCCTGGCGGCAGAACGAGCAGCGGCGCCAGGGCCTCTTCTGCGACATTACCTTGTGCTTTGGCGGTGCAGGAGGCCGCGAGTTCCGGGCCCACCGCTCGGTGCTGGCCGCTGCCACCGAGTATTTCACGCCGCTGCTCTCCGGACAGTTTTCCGAGTCCCGGTCCGGCCGCGTAGAGATGCGCAAGTGGAGCTCGGAGCCTGGGCCGGAACCCGATACGGTGGAAGCGGTTATCGAATACATGTACACGGGGCGGATCCGCGTCAGCACGGGCAGTGTGCACGAGGTGCTGGAGCTAGCCGACAG atttcTATTAATTCGTTTGAAGGAATTTTGTGGTGAATTTCTCAAGAAAAAACTTCATCTCTCTAATTGTGTGGCCATTCATAGCTTAGCTCACATGTATACCCTGAGCCAACTTGCTTTGAAAGCTGCCGATATGATACGGAGAAATTTCCACAAAGTAATTCAGGATGAAGAATTTTATACTTTACCTTTCCATCTCATTCGAGACTGGCTTTCAGATTTGGAAATTACGGTTGATTCTGAAGAGGTTCTCTTCGAAACAGTTTTGAAATGGGTTCAGAGAAATgctgaagaaagagagagatactTTGAAGAACTTTTTAAATTGCTCCGATTGTCCCAGATGAAACCTACTTACCTTACTCGGCATGTCAAACCAGAGAGGCTGGTGGCCAATAATGAAGTTTGCGTTAAGTTGGTGGCTGATGCAGTGGAAAGGCATGCCTTGAGAGCTGAGAACATACAATCTGGCACATTCCAGCATCCCACTTCTCATGTCTCATTGTTACCTCGCTATGGGCAAAATATGGACGTGATCATGGTCATCGGAGGCGTGTCAGAGGGTGGGGACTATTTAAGTGAATGCGTGGGATATTTTGTCGACGAGGACAGATGGGTAAACCTGCCCCACATCCATAACCACCTTGATGGGCATGCGGTTGCAGTAACAGAATCCTATGTGTATGTTGCTGGATCGATGGAGCCAGGGTTTGCTAAAACTGTGGAAAGATATAACCCGAATTTGAATACGTGGGAACATGTTTGTAGCCTCATGACAAGAAAGCATTCTTTTGGGCTAACAGAAGTCAAAGGGAAGCTCTACAGCATTGGAGGACATGGCAACTTTAGTCCTGGCTTTAAAGACGTGACTGTTTATAATCCTGAGCTTGATAAGTGGCACAATCTAGAATCGGCACCAAAGATACTTCGAGATGTCAAAGCATTAGCCATTGAAGACCGGTTTGTATACATTGCTGCCCGCACTCCTGTGGACCGTGACACTGAAGATGGATTAAAAGCTGTGATTACCTGTTACGATACAGAGACTCGACAGTGGCAGGATGTAGAATCTTTGCCTCTTATTGACAATTACTGCTTTTTTCAAATGTCCGTGGTCAATTCTAACTTTTATCAGACAGCGTCATGCTGCCCCAAGAGTTATTCGTTAGAAAATGAAGAAGCCgtaagaaaaattgccaaccaagttTCTGATGAGATCCTTGAAAGCTTGCCTCCAGAAGTTCTCAGCATTGAAGGAGCAGCCATTTGCTACTACAGAGATGATGTTTTCATTATTGGCGGCTGGAAAAATAGTGATGATATTGACAAGCAGTATCGTAAAGAAGCCTACCGATACTGTGCTGAGAGAAAGAGGTGGATGCTTCTTCCTCCAATGCCGCAACCTCGTTGTAGAGCCACTGCTTGCCATGTGAGAATCCCGTACCGGTACCTGCACGGCTCACAGAGATATCCTATGCCTCAAAACTTAATGTGGCAGAAGGACCGGATCAGACAGATGCAAGAAATACATCGGCACGCCCTAAATATGCGGCGGGTGCCAAGCTCTCAGATTGAATGCTAG
- the KLHL10 gene encoding kelch-like protein 10 → MEMESTAASTRFHQPHMERKMSAMTCEIFNELRLEGKLCDVVIKVDDFEFNAHKNILCSCSSYFRALFTSGWNNTEKKVYNIPGISPDMMKLIIEYAYTRTVPITPDNVEKLLAAADQFNIMGIVRGCCEFLKSELCLDNCIGICKFTDYYYCPELRQKAYMFILHNFEEMVKVSAEFLELSVTELKDIIEKDELNVKQEDAVFEAILKWISHDPQNRKQHISVLLPKVRLALMHAEYFMNNVKMNDYVKDSEECKPVIINALKAMYDLNMNGPSNSDFTNPLTRPRLPYAILFAIGGWSGGSPTNAIEAYDARADRWVNVTCEEESPRAYHGAAYLKGYVYIIGGFDSVDYFNSVKRFDPVKKTWHQVAPMHSRRCYVSVTVLSNFIYAMGGFDGYVRLNTAERYEPETNQWTLIAPMHEQRSDASATTLYGKVYICGGFNGNECLFTAEVYNTESNQWTVIAPMRSRRSGIGVIAYGEHVYAVGGFDGANRLRSAEAYSPVANTWRTIPTMFNPRSNFGIEVVDDLLFVVGGFNGFTTTFNVECYDEKTDEWYDAHDMSIYRSALSCCVVPGLANVGEYAARRDNFTGLALRDEVKYSASTSTLPV, encoded by the exons ATGGAGATGGAGAGCACGGCGGCCTCCACACGTTTCCACCAGCCTCACATGGAGAGGAAGATGAGTGCGATGACCTGTGAGATCTTCAACGAGCTTAGGCTGGAGGGCAAGCTTTGCGACGTGGTCATCAAGGTCGATGACTTTGAGTTCAATGCCCACAAGAACATCCTCTGTAGCTGCAGTTCCTACTTTAG AGCTTTGTTTACAAGTGGCTGGAACAACACTGAAAAGAAGGTATACAACATCCCTGGCATTTCCCCTGACATGATGAAGCTAATTATTGAATATGCATACACCCGGACTGTTCCTATCACACCAGACAATGTGGAGAAACTGCTGGCTGCTGCAGATCAATTTAACATCATGGGTATCGTCAGAGGTTGCTGCGAGTTCCTCAAGTCGGAGCTGTGCCTGGATAACTGCATTGGCATCTGCAAGTTCACCGACTATTACTACTGCCCCGAGCTGCGGCAGAAAGCCTACATGTTCATACTGCACAACTTTGAGGAGATGGTGAAAGTCTCAGCGGAGTTTTTAGAGCTATCAGTCACTGAACTTAAGGATATCATCGAAAAAGATGAGCTCAACGTCAAGCAGGAAGATGCTGTATTTGAGGCCATTTTAAAGTGGATTTCTCATGACCCCCAAAATAGGAAGCAGCATATTTCAGTTTTGCTCCCCAAG GTTCGCCTGGCCCTAATGCATGCCGAGTACTTTATGAACAATGTTAAGATGAACGATTATGTGAAAGACAGTGAGGAATGCAAGCCAGTCATCATTAATGCCCTGAAGGCCATGTATGACCTAAACATGAATGGGCCCTCTAACTCCGACTTCACCAACCCACTCACCAGGCCCCGCCTGCCCTATGCCATCCTATTTGCTATTGGTGGCTGGAGTGGTGGGAGCCCCACCAATGCCATTGAAGCGTATGATGCTCGGGCAGACAGATGGGTGAATGTCACTTGTGAGGAAGAGAGTCCCCGTGCCTACCACGGGGCAGCTTATTTGAAAGGCTACGTTTATATCATTGGGGGGTTCGATAGCGTAGACTATTTCAATAGTGTTAAGCGTTTTGACCCAGTCAAGAAAACTTGGCACCAGGTGGCCCCAATGCACTCCAGGCGTTGCTACGTCAGTGTAACAGTGCTCAGCAATTTTATTTATGCCATGGGAGGATTTGATGGCTATGTGCGTCTCAACACTGCTGAACGTTACGAGCCAGAAACCAATCAATGGACGCTCATTGCCCCCATGCACGAACAGAGGAGTGATGCCAGTGCCACAACACTCTACGGAAAG GTCTACATATGTGGTGGGTTTAATGGAAATGAATGCCTGTTTACAGCAGAAGTATACAACACTGAGAGTAATCAGTGGACAGTCATAGCACCCATGAGAAGCAGGAGGAGTGGAATAGGTGTAATTGCTTATGGAGAACATGTGTATGCA GTAGGTGGCTTCGATGGAGCTAATCGACTTAGAAGTGCAGAAGCCTATAGCCCAGTGGCTAATACTTGGCGCACAATCCCCACTATGTTTAATCCTCGCAGCAATTTTGGCATCGAGGTGGTGGACGACCTCTTGTTTGTGGTGGGCGGCTTCAATGGCTTTACCACCACCTTTAATGTTGAATGCTATGATGAGAAGACTGATGAGTGGTATGACGCACATGACATGAGCATATACCGCAGTGCTCTGAGCTGCTGTGTGGTACCAGGGTTGGCCAATGTTGGGGAATATGCAGCTAGAAGGGACAACTTCACGGGATTAGCACTGCGAGATGAAGTAAAGTATTCTGCTTCGACAAGTACCCTACCTGTATGA
- the NT5C3B gene encoding 7-methylguanosine phosphate-specific 5'-nucleotidase isoform X1 yields the protein MPQDSSVHPLNPNSLETSLRSKHNSSPLSSRSAQVSTLLKATVLMRQPGRVQEIVGALRRGGEDRLQVISDFDMTLSRFAYNGTRCPSSYNILDNSRIISEECQKELTALLHHYYPIEIDPNRTIKEKLPYMVEWWTKAHHLLCQQKIQKFQIAQVVRESNAMLREGYKTFFNTLYRNNIPLFIFSAGIGDILEEIIQQMKVFYPNIHIVSNYMDFDENGFLRGFKGQLIHTYNKNSSVFENSSYFQKLQDKTNIVLLGDSMGDLTMADGVPGVENILKIGFLNDKVEERRERYLDSYDIVLEKDETLDVVNGLLRYILRQEDQMEVQGS from the exons ATGCCCCAGGACAGCTCAGTCCACCCACTTAACCCCAATTCCTTGGAAACCTCGCTTCGTTCAAAACATAATTCTTCACCACTTTCTTCGCGGAGCGCGCAG GTGAGCACCCTGCTGAAGGCCACTGTCCTGATGCGGCAGCCCGGGCGGGTACAGGAGATCGTGGGCGCCCTCCGCAGGGGCGGGGAAGACCGCTTACAG GTGATTTCTGATTTTGATATGACCTTGAGCAGGTTTGCATATAATGGAACGCGATGTCCTTCTTCTTACA ATATTCTGGATAACAGCAGGATCATCAGTGAGGAGTGCCAAAAGGAG CTAACGGCACTCCTTCACCACTATTACCCAATTGAAATCGACCCAAACCGGACCATCAAAGAGAAGTTACCTTATATGGTAGAATG GTGGACTAAAGCACATCATCTCCTGTGTCAACAGAAAATTCAGAAGTTTCAGATAGCCCAAGTGGTTAGAGAGTCCAATGCGATGCTTAG AGAGGGATACAAGACATTCTTCAACACACTGTACCGTAACAACATTCCccttttcatcttttctgctGGCATTGGTGATATCTTAGAAGAAATTATCCAACAGATGAAAGTTTTCTACCCCAACATCCATATTGTGTCTAACTACATGGATTTTGATGAGAAT GGGTTCCTGCGGGGATTCAAAGGCCAgctcatacacacatacaataaGAACAGCTCTGTGTTTGAGAACTCTAGTTACTTCCAGAAGCTTCAGGACAAAACCAACATCGTCCTGCTTGGAGATTCCATGGGGGACCTCACTATGGCAGATGGGGTTCCTGGTGTGGAGAACATTCTCAAAATTGGCTTCCTAAATGACAAG GTGGAGGAGCGACGGGAGCGCTACCTGGATTCCTATGACATTGTGCTGGAAAAGGATGAGACGCTGGACGTGGTCAACGGGCTGCTGCGGTACATCCTGCGCCAGGAAGACCAGATGGAGGTGCAGGGCTCCTGA
- the NT5C3B gene encoding 7-methylguanosine phosphate-specific 5'-nucleotidase isoform X3, whose amino-acid sequence MPQDSSVHPLNPNSLETSLRSKHNSSPLSSRSAQVSTLLKATVLMRQPGRVQEIVGALRRGGEDRLQLTALLHHYYPIEIDPNRTIKEKLPYMVEWWTKAHHLLCQQKIQKFQIAQVVRESNAMLREGYKTFFNTLYRNNIPLFIFSAGIGDILEEIIQQMKVFYPNIHIVSNYMDFDENGFLRGFKGQLIHTYNKNSSVFENSSYFQKLQDKTNIVLLGDSMGDLTMADGVPGVENILKIGFLNDKVEERRERYLDSYDIVLEKDETLDVVNGLLRYILRQEDQMEVQGS is encoded by the exons ATGCCCCAGGACAGCTCAGTCCACCCACTTAACCCCAATTCCTTGGAAACCTCGCTTCGTTCAAAACATAATTCTTCACCACTTTCTTCGCGGAGCGCGCAG GTGAGCACCCTGCTGAAGGCCACTGTCCTGATGCGGCAGCCCGGGCGGGTACAGGAGATCGTGGGCGCCCTCCGCAGGGGCGGGGAAGACCGCTTACAG CTAACGGCACTCCTTCACCACTATTACCCAATTGAAATCGACCCAAACCGGACCATCAAAGAGAAGTTACCTTATATGGTAGAATG GTGGACTAAAGCACATCATCTCCTGTGTCAACAGAAAATTCAGAAGTTTCAGATAGCCCAAGTGGTTAGAGAGTCCAATGCGATGCTTAG AGAGGGATACAAGACATTCTTCAACACACTGTACCGTAACAACATTCCccttttcatcttttctgctGGCATTGGTGATATCTTAGAAGAAATTATCCAACAGATGAAAGTTTTCTACCCCAACATCCATATTGTGTCTAACTACATGGATTTTGATGAGAAT GGGTTCCTGCGGGGATTCAAAGGCCAgctcatacacacatacaataaGAACAGCTCTGTGTTTGAGAACTCTAGTTACTTCCAGAAGCTTCAGGACAAAACCAACATCGTCCTGCTTGGAGATTCCATGGGGGACCTCACTATGGCAGATGGGGTTCCTGGTGTGGAGAACATTCTCAAAATTGGCTTCCTAAATGACAAG GTGGAGGAGCGACGGGAGCGCTACCTGGATTCCTATGACATTGTGCTGGAAAAGGATGAGACGCTGGACGTGGTCAACGGGCTGCTGCGGTACATCCTGCGCCAGGAAGACCAGATGGAGGTGCAGGGCTCCTGA
- the NT5C3B gene encoding 7-methylguanosine phosphate-specific 5'-nucleotidase isoform X2 codes for MAEEVSTLLKATVLMRQPGRVQEIVGALRRGGEDRLQVISDFDMTLSRFAYNGTRCPSSYNILDNSRIISEECQKELTALLHHYYPIEIDPNRTIKEKLPYMVEWWTKAHHLLCQQKIQKFQIAQVVRESNAMLREGYKTFFNTLYRNNIPLFIFSAGIGDILEEIIQQMKVFYPNIHIVSNYMDFDENGFLRGFKGQLIHTYNKNSSVFENSSYFQKLQDKTNIVLLGDSMGDLTMADGVPGVENILKIGFLNDKVEERRERYLDSYDIVLEKDETLDVVNGLLRYILRQEDQMEVQGS; via the exons ATGGCGGAGGAG GTGAGCACCCTGCTGAAGGCCACTGTCCTGATGCGGCAGCCCGGGCGGGTACAGGAGATCGTGGGCGCCCTCCGCAGGGGCGGGGAAGACCGCTTACAG GTGATTTCTGATTTTGATATGACCTTGAGCAGGTTTGCATATAATGGAACGCGATGTCCTTCTTCTTACA ATATTCTGGATAACAGCAGGATCATCAGTGAGGAGTGCCAAAAGGAG CTAACGGCACTCCTTCACCACTATTACCCAATTGAAATCGACCCAAACCGGACCATCAAAGAGAAGTTACCTTATATGGTAGAATG GTGGACTAAAGCACATCATCTCCTGTGTCAACAGAAAATTCAGAAGTTTCAGATAGCCCAAGTGGTTAGAGAGTCCAATGCGATGCTTAG AGAGGGATACAAGACATTCTTCAACACACTGTACCGTAACAACATTCCccttttcatcttttctgctGGCATTGGTGATATCTTAGAAGAAATTATCCAACAGATGAAAGTTTTCTACCCCAACATCCATATTGTGTCTAACTACATGGATTTTGATGAGAAT GGGTTCCTGCGGGGATTCAAAGGCCAgctcatacacacatacaataaGAACAGCTCTGTGTTTGAGAACTCTAGTTACTTCCAGAAGCTTCAGGACAAAACCAACATCGTCCTGCTTGGAGATTCCATGGGGGACCTCACTATGGCAGATGGGGTTCCTGGTGTGGAGAACATTCTCAAAATTGGCTTCCTAAATGACAAG GTGGAGGAGCGACGGGAGCGCTACCTGGATTCCTATGACATTGTGCTGGAAAAGGATGAGACGCTGGACGTGGTCAACGGGCTGCTGCGGTACATCCTGCGCCAGGAAGACCAGATGGAGGTGCAGGGCTCCTGA
- the NT5C3B gene encoding 7-methylguanosine phosphate-specific 5'-nucleotidase isoform X4, with amino-acid sequence MAEEVSTLLKATVLMRQPGRVQEIVGALRRGGEDRLQLTALLHHYYPIEIDPNRTIKEKLPYMVEWWTKAHHLLCQQKIQKFQIAQVVRESNAMLREGYKTFFNTLYRNNIPLFIFSAGIGDILEEIIQQMKVFYPNIHIVSNYMDFDENGFLRGFKGQLIHTYNKNSSVFENSSYFQKLQDKTNIVLLGDSMGDLTMADGVPGVENILKIGFLNDKVEERRERYLDSYDIVLEKDETLDVVNGLLRYILRQEDQMEVQGS; translated from the exons ATGGCGGAGGAG GTGAGCACCCTGCTGAAGGCCACTGTCCTGATGCGGCAGCCCGGGCGGGTACAGGAGATCGTGGGCGCCCTCCGCAGGGGCGGGGAAGACCGCTTACAG CTAACGGCACTCCTTCACCACTATTACCCAATTGAAATCGACCCAAACCGGACCATCAAAGAGAAGTTACCTTATATGGTAGAATG GTGGACTAAAGCACATCATCTCCTGTGTCAACAGAAAATTCAGAAGTTTCAGATAGCCCAAGTGGTTAGAGAGTCCAATGCGATGCTTAG AGAGGGATACAAGACATTCTTCAACACACTGTACCGTAACAACATTCCccttttcatcttttctgctGGCATTGGTGATATCTTAGAAGAAATTATCCAACAGATGAAAGTTTTCTACCCCAACATCCATATTGTGTCTAACTACATGGATTTTGATGAGAAT GGGTTCCTGCGGGGATTCAAAGGCCAgctcatacacacatacaataaGAACAGCTCTGTGTTTGAGAACTCTAGTTACTTCCAGAAGCTTCAGGACAAAACCAACATCGTCCTGCTTGGAGATTCCATGGGGGACCTCACTATGGCAGATGGGGTTCCTGGTGTGGAGAACATTCTCAAAATTGGCTTCCTAAATGACAAG GTGGAGGAGCGACGGGAGCGCTACCTGGATTCCTATGACATTGTGCTGGAAAAGGATGAGACGCTGGACGTGGTCAACGGGCTGCTGCGGTACATCCTGCGCCAGGAAGACCAGATGGAGGTGCAGGGCTCCTGA
- the NT5C3B gene encoding 7-methylguanosine phosphate-specific 5'-nucleotidase isoform X5, with product MTLSRFAYNGTRCPSSYNILDNSRIISEECQKELTALLHHYYPIEIDPNRTIKEKLPYMVEWWTKAHHLLCQQKIQKFQIAQVVRESNAMLREGYKTFFNTLYRNNIPLFIFSAGIGDILEEIIQQMKVFYPNIHIVSNYMDFDENGFLRGFKGQLIHTYNKNSSVFENSSYFQKLQDKTNIVLLGDSMGDLTMADGVPGVENILKIGFLNDKVEERRERYLDSYDIVLEKDETLDVVNGLLRYILRQEDQMEVQGS from the exons ATGACCTTGAGCAGGTTTGCATATAATGGAACGCGATGTCCTTCTTCTTACA ATATTCTGGATAACAGCAGGATCATCAGTGAGGAGTGCCAAAAGGAG CTAACGGCACTCCTTCACCACTATTACCCAATTGAAATCGACCCAAACCGGACCATCAAAGAGAAGTTACCTTATATGGTAGAATG GTGGACTAAAGCACATCATCTCCTGTGTCAACAGAAAATTCAGAAGTTTCAGATAGCCCAAGTGGTTAGAGAGTCCAATGCGATGCTTAG AGAGGGATACAAGACATTCTTCAACACACTGTACCGTAACAACATTCCccttttcatcttttctgctGGCATTGGTGATATCTTAGAAGAAATTATCCAACAGATGAAAGTTTTCTACCCCAACATCCATATTGTGTCTAACTACATGGATTTTGATGAGAAT GGGTTCCTGCGGGGATTCAAAGGCCAgctcatacacacatacaataaGAACAGCTCTGTGTTTGAGAACTCTAGTTACTTCCAGAAGCTTCAGGACAAAACCAACATCGTCCTGCTTGGAGATTCCATGGGGGACCTCACTATGGCAGATGGGGTTCCTGGTGTGGAGAACATTCTCAAAATTGGCTTCCTAAATGACAAG GTGGAGGAGCGACGGGAGCGCTACCTGGATTCCTATGACATTGTGCTGGAAAAGGATGAGACGCTGGACGTGGTCAACGGGCTGCTGCGGTACATCCTGCGCCAGGAAGACCAGATGGAGGTGCAGGGCTCCTGA